In Oreochromis niloticus isolate F11D_XX linkage group LG18, O_niloticus_UMD_NMBU, whole genome shotgun sequence, one genomic interval encodes:
- the LOC102081336 gene encoding GTPase IMAP family member 4-like, translated as MILGDIKRAIKTGRCLCQTVHKWKEYPLCPTALHCSTLFMLQAVYPGKLDSGIPAVVPLEENYTSYIWKSPAMESRWNTPMHATSRALKALLLGPRRTGKSSTGNTLLGRGRVFDTRGGGASAAAGAVTAGRHLTVVDAQGWGTSEDFVPKQEKIELLRALSLCGTEGPHVVLLVIPLMDFTESERKAVERRMEIFTSAVWRHTMVLFTFGDLLKEKGRSVQEHIQTGGPALKWLMEKCHYRYHVLDNKAAVNCTQGGLKQEVNRSGRRQEWTWIKKTDKEARGVSTGGELDRRREGEQQQVRELLSKVEDMLEENGGWHFSFHMYQRLEEEWKRREQQLRALLEAQTEVGSARRKQKTAETKAEVEPEQQPSLEAEEQEQSRKKELENKEGCVQREINTGEEREEGVEVELMRLSSEEERWDTSSESGGEREEEEEREKMRGQLDEENTEIKTGTVTSCWPSGGPRLVLSPIRRLA; from the exons ATGATTCTCGGGGATATCAAGAGAGCAATAAAAACTGGGAGGTGCCTTTGTCAAACTGTTCATAAGTGGAAGGAGTATCCGCTCTGCCcgactgcactgcactgctcaACACTCTTCATGTTACAGGCTGTTTATCCTGGGAAGCTGGATTCAGGAATCCCCGCTGTGGTACCACTGGAGGAAAATTATACTAGCTACATCTGGAAATCACCAGCAATGGAGAGCAGGTGGAACACACCTATGCATGCAA CATCACGCGCACTCAAAGCTTTGCTGCTTGGTCCCAGGAGGACAGGCAAGAGCTCCACGGGTAACACCCTGTTGGGTCGAGGGCGGGTTTTTGACACGAGAGGAGGAGGTGCCAGTGCAGCTGCTGGTGCTGTCACTGCTGGACGCCATTTGACTGTGGTGGATGCACAGGGCTGGGGAACATCTGAGGACTTTGTTCCCAAACAGGAGAAAATTGAACTCCTGAGAGCATTATCGCTGTGTGGAACTGAGGGACCTCACGTTGTTCTGTTAGTGATTCCTCTTATGGACTTCACCGAGTCTGAGAGGAAAGCAGTAGAGAGAAGGATGGAAATCTTCACCTCTGCTGTCTGGAGACACACGATGGTGTTGTTCACTTTTGGAGACTTGCTAAAAGAAAAAGGCCGCAGCGTACAGGAGCACATCCAAACAGGTGGCCCTGCTCTGAAGTGGCTGATGGAGAAATGTCACTATCGATACCATGTGCTGGATAACAAGGCAGCTGTTAATTGCACGCAGGGGGGACTAAAGCAGGAGGTGAACAGAAGTGGAAGGAGACAGGAATGGACTTGGATAAAGAAAACTGACAAAGAAGCACGAGGGGTGAGCACCGGAGGTGAGCTGGATAGGAGACGAGAaggagagcagcagcaggtgagaGAGCTGCTGAGCAAAGTGGAGGATATGCTGGAGGAGAACGGGGGGTGGCACTTCTCCTTTCACATGTACCAAAGGCTGGAGGAGGAATGGAAACGCAGAGAGCAGCAGCTGAGAGCTTTGCTCGAGGCACAGACAGAAGTGGGAAGTGCGAGGAGAAAACAAAAGACGGCAGAGACAAAGGCAGAAGTGGAGCCAGAACAACAGCCGAGTTTGGAGGCTGAAGAGCAGGAACAAAGCCGAAAGAAAGAGCTAGAGAACAAGGAGGGATGTGTGCAGAGGGAGATAAACACAGgggaagagagagaagagggagTCGAGGTGGAGCTGATGAGACTGAGCAGTGAGGAGGAGAGGTGGGATACGAGCTCTGAGAGCggaggggagagagaagaagaggaggagagagaaaagatgAGGGGGCAGCTGGATGAGGAGAACACTGAAATAAAGACTGGAACAGTGACTTCATGTTGGCCCAGTGGGGGTCCAAGGTTAGTTTTAAGTCCAATCAGGAGGCTTGCCTAA